From the genome of Nocardia sp. NBC_01503, one region includes:
- a CDS encoding TatD family hydrolase, with the protein MGSRRPAPEPPEPLFPLIDAHTHLDACGATDAESVAAIVDRAAAVGVREVVTVADDLAAARFAVRAANWDHRVYAAVALHPTRANALDDAAKAELEQLAADPRVVAVGETGLDYYWPGKLDGCADIEEQVEGFRWHIDLAKRLGKPLMIHNREADHDLLAVLLDEGAPETVIFHCFSSDANMAQACVDEGYVLSFSGTVSFKNAHELREAAKLVPQDQILVETDAPFLTPHPFRGAPNESYMLPYTLRALADLRETDPVTLAKITTANARRVYGI; encoded by the coding sequence ATGGGTAGCCGCCGACCCGCGCCCGAACCGCCGGAGCCGCTGTTCCCGCTCATCGACGCGCACACCCATCTGGACGCGTGCGGTGCCACCGACGCGGAATCGGTTGCCGCCATTGTGGATCGGGCCGCCGCGGTGGGCGTGCGCGAGGTGGTGACGGTCGCCGACGATCTGGCCGCCGCGCGCTTCGCCGTGCGGGCCGCGAACTGGGATCACCGGGTGTACGCGGCGGTCGCGCTGCATCCGACGCGTGCCAATGCCCTCGACGATGCCGCCAAGGCCGAGTTGGAGCAGCTCGCCGCGGACCCGCGCGTGGTCGCGGTCGGCGAGACCGGACTCGACTACTACTGGCCCGGCAAACTCGATGGCTGCGCCGATATCGAGGAGCAGGTGGAGGGTTTCCGCTGGCATATCGATCTGGCGAAGCGGCTCGGCAAACCGCTCATGATCCACAATCGCGAGGCCGATCACGATCTGCTGGCCGTGCTGCTGGACGAGGGCGCACCGGAGACCGTGATCTTCCACTGCTTCTCCTCCGACGCCAATATGGCGCAGGCGTGCGTGGACGAGGGCTATGTGCTGAGTTTCTCCGGAACCGTGAGCTTCAAGAATGCCCATGAATTGCGTGAGGCCGCGAAACTCGTTCCGCAGGATCAGATTCTGGTCGAGACCGACGCACCGTTCCTCACACCGCATCCGTTCCGAGGTGCGCCGAACGAGTCCTACATGCTGCCTTACACTTTGCGAGCATTGGCCGATCTCCGGGAAACGGATCCGGTGACCCTGGCCAAGATCACCACGGCGAATGCGCGGCGCGTCTACGGAATTTGA
- a CDS encoding transglycosylase family protein yields MKAMTKINSSRSPLLYGAIAAMLVTLIVGAGLAIMNKKTITVVVDGQKMVRDSMYLDVRGVLKDAGFTIGSRDDVSPSPSSRISDGATITLNRAREVSLVVDGSPSKAWTTALTVAEALVKLNLPSDVYTSPARPSPLPLEGATLLITNPRTVELADNGGAPALVRLAAPTVGELLQVQGRPLINQDTVEPAAGTPLRDGMKIVVTRKIVEQRTERIPLDPPENIIEDTSLNMSRTIVENPGVPGTQDVTYAVSIVNGREAGKDPIHSTVIVPAAPKTVRKGAKPGTEVPPVKDGSTWDALAKCESGGNWAINTGNGYYGGIQFDAGTWERQGGTRYAPRADLATREEQIAIAEVTRARQGWGAWPACTSRLGIG; encoded by the coding sequence ATGAAAGCCATGACGAAGATCAACTCGTCGCGGTCGCCGCTGCTGTACGGCGCCATCGCGGCGATGCTCGTCACGCTCATTGTCGGCGCGGGCCTGGCGATTATGAACAAGAAGACCATCACCGTCGTGGTCGACGGCCAGAAGATGGTGCGCGACAGCATGTATCTGGATGTGCGCGGCGTGCTCAAGGACGCCGGGTTCACCATCGGCTCCCGCGATGACGTATCCCCTTCGCCCAGTTCACGAATCAGCGACGGCGCCACCATCACGCTGAATCGCGCGCGTGAGGTCTCGCTGGTGGTGGACGGATCACCGTCCAAGGCGTGGACCACGGCGCTGACCGTGGCCGAAGCCCTGGTGAAACTGAATCTGCCGAGCGATGTGTATACCTCGCCCGCGCGGCCCTCCCCGCTCCCACTCGAGGGCGCGACGCTGCTCATCACCAATCCGCGCACCGTTGAGCTCGCCGACAACGGCGGCGCGCCCGCACTGGTCCGGTTGGCCGCGCCGACGGTCGGGGAACTGCTACAGGTGCAGGGTCGCCCGCTGATCAATCAGGACACCGTGGAACCGGCCGCCGGAACCCCGTTGCGCGACGGTATGAAGATCGTCGTCACCCGCAAGATCGTCGAGCAGCGCACCGAGCGGATACCGCTGGATCCGCCGGAGAACATCATCGAGGACACCTCGCTCAATATGAGCCGGACCATTGTCGAGAACCCCGGTGTCCCGGGCACCCAGGATGTCACCTACGCGGTGTCGATCGTCAATGGTCGAGAGGCGGGCAAGGATCCGATCCACTCGACCGTCATCGTGCCCGCCGCACCCAAAACCGTCCGCAAGGGTGCCAAGCCCGGAACCGAAGTGCCCCCGGTCAAGGACGGCAGTACCTGGGACGCGCTCGCCAAATGCGAATCCGGCGGTAACTGGGCCATCAATACCGGCAACGGTTACTACGGCGGCATCCAATTCGACGCCGGCACCTGGGAGCGCCAGGGCGGCACCCGCTATGCCCCGCGCGCGGACCTGGCCACCCGCGAGGAGCAGATCGCCATCGCCGAGGTGACCCGCGCCCGCCAGGGCTGGGGCGCCTGGCCCGCCTGCACCAGCCGCCTGGGCATCGGCTGA
- a CDS encoding SDR family NAD(P)-dependent oxidoreductase encodes MLRYDGRRVIVTGAGSGIGQGIALRLLAEGAQLVAADISETGLAATREAAPADQRDRLHTMVLNVADQDSVRTVSAQAFETLGGLDVLVNAAGIMRAGHTHEMPLETWNEVLAVNLTGTFLMIQSAVPQLIESTHGGVIVNFSSTAAFGSNPYMAAYAASKAGVNALTHSIALEYVKKGLRAVNIVPGGISTGITSGLSLPADADWSLMARLPGWIDGGALGKPEDIAGVVAMAASDDGRYMTGTELRVDGGALM; translated from the coding sequence ATGTTGAGATACGACGGACGCCGCGTAATCGTCACCGGAGCGGGCTCCGGAATCGGCCAGGGCATTGCCCTGCGCCTGCTCGCCGAAGGAGCCCAACTGGTCGCCGCGGATATCAGCGAAACCGGCCTGGCCGCCACCCGCGAAGCCGCACCCGCCGACCAGCGGGACCGACTGCACACCATGGTCCTGAATGTGGCCGACCAGGACTCGGTGCGCACCGTCAGCGCCCAAGCCTTCGAAACCCTCGGCGGCCTGGACGTTCTCGTGAACGCCGCGGGCATCATGCGTGCCGGGCACACCCACGAGATGCCCCTGGAGACCTGGAACGAGGTGCTCGCGGTGAACCTCACCGGCACCTTCCTGATGATCCAGTCCGCCGTTCCACAGCTGATCGAATCCACGCACGGCGGCGTCATCGTGAACTTCTCCTCCACCGCCGCGTTCGGCTCCAACCCCTACATGGCCGCCTATGCCGCGTCCAAGGCCGGGGTCAACGCGCTCACCCACTCCATCGCCCTGGAATACGTGAAAAAGGGTCTGCGCGCGGTGAATATCGTGCCCGGCGGTATCAGCACGGGCATTACCTCGGGCCTGTCGCTGCCCGCCGATGCCGACTGGTCACTGATGGCCCGGCTGCCCGGCTGGATCGACGGCGGTGCGCTCGGTAAGCCGGAGGACATCGCGGGCGTGGTCGCCATGGCCGCCTCCGACGACGGCCGCTATATGACCGGCACCGAACTCCGCGTCGACGGCGGAGCCCTCATGTAG
- a CDS encoding alpha/beta fold hydrolase, giving the protein MRLFGWRTRIFTAAVASAGSLLMVPGAPAQAAEAGAVIDTTARPDGWRGMSNGSAIDYWTTRSNGEPVQASGALIIPPGPAPVGGWPIMAYDHGTSGLGPGCGGQSDTSVFSRPKEDKILQYFVDKGFAVVAPDYLGLGKFDTGPHPYLETRSEASATVDLVKAAREAHPELSKTWALTGFSQGGHAALGAANLQASTAPDLDFRGTIAVDPASDVEKFVPLAGPYVPEIPGQNGNAIDGFVVSMLVGLRETHPELDLNSYLTPRGREIFDQAGGLCFNDIMKAVDGVSVGEMLARPLGDERFRAAINEYMTVPTSGYNAPILLLLNVTDMVVPSPLHAALAAQFAANGVDFSTVTGTGQHTDLNPQMWSAIDAFTARVLATPTKS; this is encoded by the coding sequence ATGCGGTTGTTCGGTTGGCGCACGCGGATTTTCACCGCCGCGGTCGCTTCGGCGGGTTCATTGCTCATGGTTCCCGGAGCCCCGGCGCAGGCGGCGGAGGCGGGCGCCGTGATCGATACGACCGCCCGGCCCGACGGCTGGCGCGGTATGTCCAACGGCTCGGCCATCGACTACTGGACCACTCGCTCCAATGGCGAACCCGTCCAGGCCAGCGGCGCGCTGATCATTCCGCCCGGACCCGCACCCGTCGGCGGCTGGCCGATCATGGCGTATGACCACGGCACCTCCGGGCTCGGCCCCGGATGCGGCGGACAGAGCGATACCAGCGTCTTCAGCCGCCCCAAGGAAGACAAGATCCTGCAGTACTTCGTCGATAAGGGCTTCGCGGTCGTCGCACCGGACTACCTCGGACTCGGCAAATTCGACACCGGCCCGCACCCGTACCTGGAGACCCGCAGCGAGGCGAGCGCCACCGTCGATCTGGTGAAGGCCGCCCGCGAGGCACATCCGGAATTGTCGAAAACCTGGGCGTTGACCGGCTTTTCGCAGGGCGGGCACGCGGCGCTCGGCGCGGCCAACCTACAGGCGAGCACCGCGCCGGATCTGGATTTCCGCGGCACCATCGCGGTCGACCCGGCCTCGGATGTGGAGAAGTTCGTCCCCCTGGCCGGACCGTACGTGCCCGAGATTCCGGGCCAGAACGGTAACGCCATCGACGGATTCGTCGTCAGCATGCTGGTCGGGCTGCGCGAAACCCATCCCGAACTCGATCTGAACAGCTACCTGACCCCGCGCGGCCGGGAGATCTTCGATCAGGCGGGCGGCCTCTGCTTCAACGACATCATGAAGGCCGTCGACGGCGTCTCGGTCGGTGAGATGCTCGCCCGGCCGCTCGGCGACGAGCGCTTCCGCGCCGCGATCAACGAGTACATGACCGTGCCGACCAGCGGCTACAACGCGCCGATCCTGTTGCTGCTCAATGTGACCGATATGGTCGTGCCCTCACCGCTGCACGCCGCGCTCGCGGCCCAGTTCGCGGCCAACGGCGTGGACTTCAGCACGGTCACCGGCACCGGGCAGCACACCGATCTCAATCCGCAGATGTGGTCGGCCATCGACGCCTTCACCGCACGCGTGCTCGCCACTCCGACCAAGTCCTAA
- a CDS encoding lipase family protein — protein sequence MGFTSTFTRIATVGAVAASALLALPMSSAQADPAGTLISATMQPDGWHGQVNGSIVQYWTTRSNGEQVRASGTMFVPAGPAPAGGWPIMAYDHGTTGLGANCGGQTAPERAPLPGVMADEDILMRYFASKGFAVVAPDYLGLGLFDTGPHPYLELRTEATATIDLVRAARSANPELSRTWAVTGTSQGGHAALGTASVQVAAAPDLDFRGTVAIDPASDVEKVLPIAGPWVPELPGKIGDGVNGFVVSILAGLRAARPEAQVDTYLTEQGRALLDGVGDTCLPETIKRMRGLTIGELLTRPLTEGPLSPVLRDYMTVPTRGYDAPILLLLNATDTTVPSPLHAALATQFAANGVDFQATVGTGSHGNVNPRMWSAMDAFLNRVLATPVQS from the coding sequence ATGGGATTTACCAGTACTTTTACGCGAATTGCGACCGTTGGCGCAGTGGCTGCGAGCGCGTTGCTCGCTCTTCCAATGAGCTCGGCGCAGGCCGACCCCGCCGGAACACTGATTTCGGCAACCATGCAGCCCGACGGCTGGCACGGGCAGGTGAACGGTTCGATCGTGCAGTACTGGACCACCCGCTCCAATGGTGAACAGGTCCGGGCCAGCGGCACCATGTTCGTTCCCGCCGGGCCCGCGCCCGCGGGTGGCTGGCCGATCATGGCCTACGACCACGGCACCACCGGACTCGGCGCGAACTGCGGCGGCCAGACCGCTCCCGAACGCGCGCCGCTGCCCGGTGTGATGGCCGATGAGGACATCCTCATGCGGTACTTCGCGTCCAAGGGTTTCGCGGTCGTCGCACCGGACTACCTGGGGCTCGGCCTGTTCGACACCGGACCGCATCCGTATCTGGAGCTGCGCACCGAAGCCACCGCCACCATCGATCTGGTGCGCGCGGCCCGTTCGGCCAACCCGGAGCTGTCCCGCACCTGGGCGGTGACCGGCACCTCGCAGGGCGGTCACGCGGCGCTCGGCACCGCGAGCGTGCAGGTGGCCGCGGCCCCCGATCTCGACTTCCGCGGCACCGTCGCCATCGATCCGGCCTCGGATGTGGAGAAGGTGCTGCCCATCGCGGGGCCGTGGGTCCCCGAACTCCCGGGCAAGATCGGTGACGGTGTGAACGGCTTCGTCGTCAGCATTCTGGCCGGACTTCGCGCGGCCCGGCCCGAAGCGCAGGTCGACACCTATCTGACCGAACAGGGCCGTGCGCTGCTGGACGGCGTCGGCGACACCTGCCTGCCCGAGACCATCAAGCGCATGCGGGGGCTCACCATCGGTGAACTGCTCACCCGTCCGCTCACCGAGGGCCCGCTCAGCCCCGTGCTGCGCGACTACATGACCGTGCCGACCCGCGGCTACGACGCGCCGATTCTGTTGCTGCTCAACGCGACCGACACCACCGTGCCGTCCCCGCTACACGCCGCCCTGGCCACCCAGTTCGCCGCCAACGGCGTCGACTTCCAGGCCACCGTCGGTACCGGCTCGCACGGCAATGTCAATCCACGGATGTGGTCCGCCATGGACGCTTTCCTCAACCGCGTCCTGGCCACCCCGGTCCAGTCCTGA
- the rsmA gene encoding 16S rRNA (adenine(1518)-N(6)/adenine(1519)-N(6))-dimethyltransferase RsmA, with product MSEPENAGRGEAALLGPAEVRVLAERFGVRPTKQLGQNFVHDANTVRRIVAAAGVTRDDVVLEVGPGLGSLTLAILDVADRTIAVEIDPNLAGHLPNTVQDRAPGLADRLTVVLADALRVQAADLPAAPTALVANLPYNVAVPVLLHLLAELPSIRTTLVMVQLEVADRLAATPGGRIYGVPSVKAGFFGTVRRTGTVGRQIFWPVPQVESGLVRIDRYEEAPWSMDEDHRKKVFEVIDAAFAQRRKTLRAALSGWAGSPVEAERRLVAAGIAPTARGETLDTAAFVRLAAQA from the coding sequence GTGTCCGAACCTGAAAACGCTGGTCGTGGAGAAGCCGCCCTGCTGGGCCCCGCCGAAGTGCGGGTGCTCGCCGAGCGGTTCGGGGTGCGCCCGACCAAGCAGCTCGGACAGAACTTCGTCCACGACGCCAATACCGTGCGGCGCATTGTCGCGGCGGCGGGCGTCACCCGCGATGATGTGGTGCTCGAGGTCGGCCCCGGTCTCGGTTCACTGACCCTGGCCATTCTCGATGTGGCCGATCGGACCATCGCGGTCGAGATCGATCCGAATCTGGCCGGACACCTGCCGAATACGGTGCAGGACCGCGCACCCGGCCTGGCCGACCGTCTCACCGTCGTGCTCGCCGATGCCCTGCGCGTCCAGGCCGCGGACCTGCCAGCCGCCCCGACGGCGCTGGTCGCGAACCTGCCCTACAACGTGGCCGTGCCCGTGCTGTTGCACCTGCTGGCCGAATTGCCGAGCATCCGAACAACTCTCGTCATGGTGCAGTTGGAGGTCGCCGACCGGCTCGCCGCCACCCCGGGCGGGCGCATCTACGGTGTCCCCAGCGTCAAGGCGGGCTTCTTCGGCACCGTTCGCCGCACCGGCACCGTCGGTCGCCAAATCTTCTGGCCCGTACCGCAGGTCGAATCCGGTCTGGTTCGTATCGACCGCTATGAAGAAGCGCCGTGGTCCATGGATGAAGACCATCGCAAGAAGGTATTCGAGGTCATCGACGCGGCCTTCGCCCAGCGCCGCAAGACCCTGCGCGCGGCCCTGTCCGGTTGGGCCGGTTCCCCGGTCGAAGCCGAAAGGCGTTTGGTGGCAGCCGGAATCGCCCCGACGGCCCGCGGCGAAACCCTCGACACCGCCGCCTTCGTCCGCCTCGCCGCGCAAGCCTGA
- a CDS encoding LpqN/LpqT family lipoprotein produces MTTIAEYLVAAEIEIAPVQPGEAGAPEVSLPLAEGWTAVDAAMFPGAYGVFTRPPENGWADNVVLLVGRLSKPSNPAELLESAFADARQLPDWRELNAEIGDYQGFPSAAVTGTYSVDALILWVHTRYVIVAVGNYEYLVQLTVTARADGDGIEAGLLEGLEIRV; encoded by the coding sequence GTGACGACTATTGCCGAGTACCTGGTCGCGGCGGAGATCGAGATCGCGCCGGTGCAGCCGGGAGAGGCCGGTGCGCCCGAGGTTTCGCTGCCGTTGGCCGAGGGGTGGACGGCGGTGGACGCCGCCATGTTCCCCGGCGCGTACGGCGTCTTCACCCGCCCGCCCGAGAACGGCTGGGCCGATAATGTGGTCCTGCTCGTCGGCCGCCTCTCCAAGCCGTCGAACCCGGCCGAACTGCTGGAGTCCGCGTTCGCGGATGCCCGGCAGCTCCCCGACTGGCGCGAACTGAACGCGGAAATCGGTGACTACCAAGGCTTTCCGTCGGCGGCCGTGACCGGCACCTACTCCGTCGATGCCCTGATCCTGTGGGTGCACACCCGCTATGTGATCGTCGCCGTCGGCAATTACGAGTACCTGGTCCAGCTCACCGTGACCGCGCGCGCCGATGGCGACGGCATCGAAGCCGGGCTGCTGGAGGGTCTGGAAATCCGCGTCTGA
- a CDS encoding heavy metal translocating P-type ATPase has protein sequence MSAPTQERSIELEIGGMTCASCASRIEKKLNRIDGVTATVNYATEKAKVSFPESVTTDELIAKVVDTGYTAAVHNTEPVKSADTEDNSAPSATRLLRHRLLVTLALAVPVVAMAMIPALQFTNWQWLSLTLTAPIVVWGGAQFHRAAWVNAKHGAATMDTLISLGTLAAFGWSVYALFFGDAGMAGMKHPFSLAISRGDSSSALYFEVAATLITAILAGRYFETRSKEKAGSALRALLELGAKDVAVLRGGVETRIPVGELRVDEEFLVRPGEKIATDGVVVKGSSALDMSMLTGESVPVEVAPGDAVVGATVNAGGLLTVRATRVGADTQLAQMAALVEEAQNGKAPVQRLADKVAGIFVPIVIAIAVAALGFWLGTGVAVATAFGAAVAVLIIACPCALGLATPTALLVGTGRGAQLGILIKGPQVLESTRRIDTVVLDKTGTVTTGRMTLAEAIPAANVDPDELLAVAAAVEHGSEHPVAKAVVKGAVDRGLTAPSKYAEQVEQFVSHGGKGVQGLVGERAVVIGRTELLEDWSITLPEVLADAKIRAEQAGKTAIVVAWDGVARGVLVIADAVKPTSAQAISEMRALGLTPVLLTGDNAATARTVADQVGIDQVIAEVLPSDKLDVVKQLQAQGKVVAMVGDGVNDAAALAQADLGLAMGTGTDVAIQAADLTLVRDDLRSVPTAIKLSRATLRTIKSNLFWAFGYNVAAIPLAAAGLLNPMLAGAAMALSSVFVVSNSLRLRRFRG, from the coding sequence ATGAGCGCCCCAACGCAGGAGCGGTCCATCGAGCTGGAAATCGGCGGTATGACCTGCGCCTCCTGCGCCTCCCGCATCGAGAAGAAGCTCAATCGGATCGACGGCGTCACCGCCACGGTGAACTACGCCACCGAGAAGGCGAAGGTCAGCTTCCCGGAGTCGGTGACCACCGATGAGCTGATCGCCAAGGTCGTCGATACCGGATACACGGCCGCCGTACACAATACCGAACCGGTGAAATCGGCTGATACCGAAGATAATTCGGCTCCGAGCGCGACCCGACTGCTGCGGCATCGACTGCTGGTGACGCTAGCGCTGGCCGTGCCCGTGGTCGCCATGGCCATGATTCCGGCGCTGCAATTCACCAACTGGCAGTGGCTTTCGCTGACGCTGACCGCACCCATCGTGGTGTGGGGCGGCGCGCAATTCCACCGGGCCGCCTGGGTGAACGCCAAACACGGTGCGGCGACGATGGATACGCTCATCTCGCTGGGCACCCTGGCCGCCTTCGGGTGGTCGGTGTACGCGCTGTTCTTCGGCGATGCCGGTATGGCGGGTATGAAACACCCCTTCAGCCTTGCCATTTCGCGCGGCGACTCGTCCTCGGCGCTCTACTTCGAGGTGGCGGCGACGCTGATCACCGCGATTCTGGCGGGTCGCTACTTCGAGACCCGATCCAAGGAGAAGGCCGGATCCGCGCTGCGGGCCCTGCTGGAACTGGGCGCGAAGGATGTGGCGGTCCTGCGCGGCGGTGTCGAAACCCGTATCCCCGTGGGTGAACTGCGGGTCGACGAGGAATTCCTGGTCCGGCCCGGCGAGAAGATCGCCACCGACGGTGTTGTGGTCAAGGGCAGTTCGGCCCTGGATATGAGCATGCTGACCGGCGAATCGGTGCCGGTCGAGGTGGCGCCCGGCGATGCCGTGGTCGGCGCGACGGTGAACGCGGGTGGTCTGCTGACCGTGCGCGCCACCCGGGTCGGCGCGGATACCCAACTGGCGCAGATGGCCGCGCTGGTCGAGGAGGCGCAGAACGGGAAAGCGCCGGTGCAGCGGCTCGCCGACAAGGTGGCCGGGATCTTCGTGCCGATTGTCATCGCGATCGCCGTCGCGGCGCTGGGCTTCTGGCTCGGCACCGGTGTCGCCGTCGCGACCGCCTTCGGCGCGGCGGTGGCCGTGCTGATCATCGCCTGCCCGTGTGCCCTCGGATTGGCCACGCCCACAGCGCTATTGGTGGGCACCGGCCGCGGCGCGCAGCTGGGCATCCTGATCAAGGGCCCGCAGGTGCTGGAGTCGACGCGGCGCATCGACACCGTGGTGCTGGATAAGACCGGTACCGTCACCACCGGCAGAATGACTCTCGCCGAGGCGATTCCGGCCGCGAACGTGGATCCGGACGAGCTGCTCGCGGTGGCGGCGGCGGTGGAGCACGGCTCCGAACACCCGGTCGCCAAAGCCGTGGTCAAGGGTGCCGTCGATCGCGGCCTCACTGCGCCTTCGAAGTACGCCGAGCAGGTGGAGCAGTTCGTCAGCCACGGCGGCAAGGGCGTGCAGGGCCTGGTCGGTGAGCGGGCGGTCGTCATCGGACGCACCGAACTGCTCGAAGACTGGTCGATCACCCTGCCGGAGGTATTGGCGGACGCCAAGATTCGGGCCGAACAGGCCGGAAAGACCGCCATCGTGGTGGCTTGGGACGGTGTGGCTCGCGGCGTGCTCGTCATCGCCGATGCCGTCAAACCCACCAGTGCACAGGCGATCTCGGAGATGCGGGCACTCGGACTCACCCCCGTCCTGCTCACCGGTGACAATGCGGCCACCGCCCGCACCGTGGCGGATCAGGTCGGTATCGACCAGGTCATCGCCGAGGTGCTGCCCAGCGACAAGCTCGATGTGGTGAAGCAGTTGCAGGCTCAGGGCAAGGTGGTCGCCATGGTCGGCGACGGCGTCAATGACGCGGCCGCCCTCGCCCAGGCCGATCTCGGCCTGGCCATGGGCACCGGCACCGATGTCGCCATTCAGGCCGCGGACCTCACCCTGGTCCGGGACGACCTGCGCTCGGTCCCCACCGCGATCAAACTGTCGCGGGCCACCCTGCGCACCATCAAGAGCAATCTGTTCTGGGCCTTCGGCTACAACGTGGCGGCCATTCCGCTGGCCGCCGCGGGCCTGCTGAACCCCATGCTCGCCGGTGCGGCCATGGCCCTGTCCAGCGTATTCGTGGTCAGCAACAGCCTCCGGCTGCGTCGCTTCCGGGGCTGA
- a CDS encoding heavy-metal-associated domain-containing protein: MATSTYTVTGMTCGHCVGSVQQEIGKIDGVTSVDVDLASGLVKVESAAPIAAAAVVAAVDEAGYEVAS; this comes from the coding sequence ATGGCCACCAGCACCTACACCGTCACCGGCATGACCTGCGGCCACTGCGTCGGGTCGGTTCAGCAGGAGATCGGCAAGATCGACGGTGTCACCAGTGTCGATGTCGATCTGGCCTCCGGCCTGGTCAAGGTCGAGTCCGCCGCTCCGATCGCCGCTGCCGCTGTCGTGGCCGCCGTCGACGAAGCCGGGTACGAGGTGGCGAGCTGA
- a CDS encoding TetR/AcrR family transcriptional regulator — translation MATPTRGRPRKFDRDAALDKALRLFWRQGYEATSISDLTGELGIGAPSLYAAFGDKQQLFNESIEVYVNQYAGFAARALAEEPTAWDAVARTLREAALEYTEPGLPNGCMVISAGINTTNPEVAAMLEAMRTANVTAFAERIGVDITAGRLPADTDARVLARYIGVVMQGMSQSARDGASRDELRQVAELALQVWPKSGAAER, via the coding sequence ATGGCCACTCCCACCCGGGGCCGACCCCGGAAATTCGACCGCGACGCCGCGCTGGACAAAGCGCTGCGACTGTTCTGGCGACAGGGCTACGAGGCCACCTCGATCAGCGATCTCACCGGCGAACTCGGCATCGGCGCACCCAGCCTCTACGCCGCGTTCGGCGATAAACAGCAGCTGTTCAACGAGTCCATCGAGGTGTACGTGAACCAGTACGCGGGCTTCGCGGCGCGTGCGCTCGCCGAGGAGCCGACGGCCTGGGACGCGGTCGCCCGCACCCTGCGCGAGGCGGCCCTGGAGTACACCGAACCGGGACTTCCGAACGGCTGCATGGTGATCAGCGCCGGGATCAACACCACGAACCCCGAGGTCGCGGCCATGCTCGAGGCCATGCGCACCGCGAACGTGACTGCCTTCGCCGAGCGCATCGGAGTCGATATCACCGCGGGGCGACTACCGGCGGATACCGATGCACGGGTGCTGGCCCGCTATATCGGCGTGGTCATGCAGGGCATGTCGCAGTCCGCGCGCGATGGTGCGAGCCGCGACGAGCTGCGACAGGTCGCTGAGCTGGCACTACAGGTGTGGCCGAAATCCGGGGCCGCCGAGCGCTGA
- a CDS encoding SDR family oxidoreductase has protein sequence MSTLAGKTALVTGSGRGIGRAIALRLAKDGARVAVHYNGNVAAAKETVAAIENAGGSAFAIQATLGVPGDAQTLWSAFDAHADGLDILVNNAGTDGIREPITGTDEASFDRVFAINTKSPFFVTKLGLDRLRDNGRIVNVSTGLTRGAYQPQLLAYTMTKAAIDALTSILAKDLASRGITVNAVAPGAIDTDMNADWLRTPEGQAATAARSPLHRVGQPADVADIVGFLASEDSRWVTGQWIDATGGALL, from the coding sequence ATGAGCACCCTCGCAGGCAAGACGGCACTGGTCACCGGCAGCGGACGCGGTATCGGACGCGCCATCGCACTTCGGTTGGCGAAGGACGGCGCCCGGGTGGCCGTGCACTACAACGGCAATGTCGCCGCCGCCAAGGAGACCGTCGCCGCGATCGAGAACGCGGGCGGTTCGGCCTTCGCCATCCAGGCCACCCTCGGCGTGCCCGGCGATGCGCAAACCCTGTGGAGCGCGTTCGACGCGCACGCGGACGGGCTCGACATCCTGGTCAACAACGCGGGCACCGACGGCATCCGCGAACCCATCACCGGCACCGATGAGGCATCCTTCGACCGCGTCTTCGCGATCAACACCAAATCGCCGTTCTTCGTCACCAAGCTGGGCCTGGATCGGCTGCGGGACAACGGCCGCATCGTCAATGTCTCCACCGGGCTCACCCGTGGCGCCTACCAGCCGCAGTTGCTCGCCTACACCATGACCAAGGCCGCCATCGATGCCCTGACCAGCATCCTCGCCAAAGACCTTGCCTCCCGGGGGATTACGGTGAACGCCGTCGCCCCCGGCGCGATCGATACCGATATGAACGCCGATTGGCTCCGCACGCCCGAGGGGCAGGCCGCCACCGCCGCCCGCTCCCCGCTGCATCGGGTCGGCCAGCCCGCCGATGTGGCGGACATCGTGGGCTTCCTGGCATCCGAGGATTCCCGCTGGGTGACCGGCCAGTGGATCGATGCCACCGGTGGCGCGCTCCTGTAG